One window of the Asticcacaulis sp. SL142 genome contains the following:
- a CDS encoding acyl-CoA thioesterase: MTTQDAAPFVIEMKVRDSECDAQGVVNNANYLVYCEHARHEFLEAHGVHFKDLVARNIFLMVAHMDLTFLSPLTGGERFEVASTVQRHGPRARFEHVITRLPERTVCLKAHVDVICKIDGKLTRGTFFEAFG; the protein is encoded by the coding sequence ATGACCACTCAAGACGCCGCACCGTTTGTTATCGAAATGAAGGTGCGTGATTCGGAATGTGACGCCCAAGGCGTGGTCAATAACGCCAATTATCTGGTCTATTGCGAACATGCCCGCCATGAGTTTCTGGAGGCGCACGGGGTGCATTTCAAGGATCTGGTGGCGCGTAATATCTTCCTGATGGTGGCGCACATGGATCTGACGTTTCTCTCGCCGCTTACCGGCGGGGAGCGGTTTGAAGTAGCCTCAACCGTTCAGCGCCATGGCCCGCGCGCGCGGTTTGAGCACGTCATCACGCGCTTGCCGGAACGGACCGTGTGTCTCAAAGCCCATGTCGATGTTATCTGCAAGATCGATGGCAAGCTTACGCGCGGGACATTTTTTGAGGCGTTTGGCTGA
- a CDS encoding response regulator, which produces MTTAPLPRLLIIDDCDANLVFVRYMMTALGADFDIARSETEAKALLAGESYGAVLIDHQPSRINALGLLDWMSGLEVKPRALVTTTDPSRQIIQRLFDAGCDHFLHRPLSANALCRLIPDMLFGHTDGLALAG; this is translated from the coding sequence GTGACCACCGCCCCTCTTCCACGACTGCTGATCATTGATGACTGCGACGCCAATCTGGTGTTCGTGCGCTATATGATGACAGCCCTTGGGGCAGATTTCGACATTGCCCGCTCCGAAACCGAAGCCAAGGCCTTACTGGCTGGCGAATCGTATGGTGCCGTGCTGATCGACCATCAGCCGTCGCGGATCAATGCTCTGGGACTACTCGACTGGATGAGCGGCCTTGAGGTCAAACCGAGGGCGCTCGTGACCACCACCGATCCGTCGCGTCAGATCATCCAGCGTCTGTTTGATGCCGGATGCGATCACTTCCTTCACCGTCCGCTGAGCGCCAACGCCTTGTGCCGGCTTATCCCCGACATGCTGTTTGGCCACACGGACGGTCTGGCTCTGGCTGGGTAA
- a CDS encoding helix-turn-helix transcriptional regulator: MGRAAKSDEPGLQDYLDRIHRAENFDDIWALLNQFRARKGFTSLTYMHIPPLGALDQEKPLIASEGFAQDWVAHFIENDYISISPVMEYARTAITPFCWSDIMNEDLRDTTTSPEIRKYVTNYLAYNVGDGLAFPLYGPMGRRALCSVGLPEIKMAVPAVLRQELQIIFQGAHLRYCDLILQSQSKQADLSPREVEILSWVARGKSNSVIANILEVSTHTIDTHMRRIYAKLNVTDRVAAAIYGVGAGILK, encoded by the coding sequence ATGGGCCGGGCAGCAAAGAGTGATGAACCGGGTCTTCAGGACTATCTGGACCGGATTCACCGTGCCGAAAATTTCGATGACATATGGGCGTTACTCAATCAGTTTCGCGCCCGGAAGGGCTTCACCAGCCTGACCTACATGCATATCCCACCGCTGGGCGCACTTGATCAGGAAAAGCCCCTGATTGCCTCCGAAGGCTTTGCCCAGGACTGGGTCGCGCACTTCATAGAAAATGATTACATCAGTATCTCGCCGGTTATGGAGTATGCGCGCACCGCCATCACCCCATTCTGCTGGTCTGACATTATGAACGAAGACCTGCGCGACACCACGACCTCACCGGAAATCCGTAAGTATGTGACGAATTATCTGGCCTATAATGTGGGTGACGGTCTGGCGTTTCCGCTTTATGGGCCGATGGGGCGGCGCGCCCTGTGTTCGGTCGGACTACCTGAAATCAAAATGGCCGTCCCTGCGGTTTTACGTCAGGAATTGCAGATCATCTTTCAGGGGGCTCATTTACGCTATTGCGACCTGATCCTGCAAAGCCAGTCAAAGCAAGCCGACCTGTCGCCGCGTGAAGTCGAAATCCTCAGTTGGGTGGCGCGGGGAAAGTCCAACAGCGTTATCGCCAACATCCTTGAGGTCTCAACCCACACCATCGACACCCACATGCGCCGCATCTATGCCAAGCTGAATGTCACCGACCGGGTGGCCGCCGCCATTTACGGCGTCGGGGCTGGTATTCTCAAATAG
- the alkB gene encoding DNA oxidative demethylase AlkB — translation MAETLDLFGQSGPQALSDGAVLIRGFALAQAEALIADIEDVAAQAPFRRLMTPGGKPMSAAMTNCGAAGWVSDRRGYRYEACDPQTGRLWPDMPDGFRDLAVEAAQAAGFEGFDPDACLINLYGPGARMSLHQDRDETDLSQPIVSVSLGLEAVFLWGGMARTDPTQKIILRHGDVVVFGGASRLRFHGIAPLKPGHCPGIGARRYNLTFRRAI, via the coding sequence ATGGCGGAGACTCTGGATTTATTTGGGCAGAGCGGCCCGCAAGCCCTAAGTGACGGGGCCGTGCTTATACGCGGATTTGCTCTGGCGCAGGCTGAGGCCTTGATCGCCGACATTGAGGACGTGGCAGCACAGGCTCCGTTTCGCCGCCTGATGACACCGGGGGGCAAGCCGATGTCGGCCGCCATGACCAATTGCGGGGCTGCGGGCTGGGTGTCTGATCGGCGCGGCTATCGCTATGAGGCCTGCGATCCGCAAACCGGCAGGCTATGGCCTGATATGCCGGACGGGTTTCGTGACCTGGCGGTTGAAGCCGCGCAGGCAGCGGGCTTTGAGGGGTTCGATCCGGACGCCTGCCTGATCAACCTCTATGGGCCGGGGGCGCGTATGTCCCTGCATCAGGACCGCGATGAAACCGATCTCAGCCAGCCGATTGTGTCGGTGTCACTGGGACTTGAGGCGGTCTTCCTGTGGGGCGGTATGGCGCGGACTGATCCGACACAAAAGATCATCTTGCGGCATGGCGATGTGGTGGTGTTCGGTGGGGCTTCGCGGCTCAGGTTTCATGGCATCGCCCCGCTGAAACCGGGCCACTGTCCGGGCATCGGCGCGCGACGGTACAACCTGACCTTTCGGCGGGCTATTTGA
- a CDS encoding 2OG-Fe(II) oxygenase, whose amino-acid sequence MDTLDLSIVRDNPRLADTPRLMRELDAQGWGLLPGLISAEECADLKNLWAADPAFRSHIHMARHGFGKGEYKYFTYPLPPLISTLRHELYEMLAPVANRWNAYMDIATRYPLRLEEFLARCHEAGQGRPTPLLLSYHDGDYNCLHQDLYGEHIFPLQVVVLLSEPDEDFTGGELVLTEQRPRMQSRAEVVPLYRGDAAVIAVHHRPVRGTRGNYRVTMRHGVSPIRTGERFAAGIIFHDAA is encoded by the coding sequence ATGGATACGCTTGATCTTTCCATAGTGCGCGACAATCCGCGTCTGGCCGACACACCGCGTCTGATGCGCGAACTGGATGCGCAGGGCTGGGGCCTGCTGCCGGGCCTGATCAGTGCCGAAGAGTGCGCTGATCTCAAAAACCTGTGGGCGGCCGACCCGGCGTTTCGCAGTCACATCCATATGGCGCGCCACGGCTTCGGTAAGGGCGAATATAAATATTTCACCTATCCCCTGCCGCCGCTGATCTCGACCCTGCGTCATGAGCTTTATGAAATGCTGGCCCCGGTCGCCAATCGCTGGAACGCCTATATGGATATTGCCACGCGCTATCCTTTGCGGCTTGAAGAGTTTCTGGCGCGCTGTCACGAAGCGGGGCAGGGGCGGCCGACGCCGTTGCTGCTGAGCTATCATGACGGTGATTATAACTGCCTGCATCAGGATCTGTACGGAGAGCATATTTTTCCGCTGCAGGTGGTCGTGCTGCTGTCGGAGCCGGATGAGGATTTCACCGGCGGGGAACTGGTGCTCACTGAGCAAAGACCGCGGATGCAGTCACGGGCTGAGGTTGTGCCACTGTATCGGGGCGACGCTGCGGTCATAGCCGTGCATCACCGTCCGGTCAGGGGGACGCGCGGCAATTACCGCGTCACTATGCGTCACGGCGTTAGCCCGATTCGCACAGGTGAGCGCTTTGCCGCCGGTATTATTTTCCACGATGCGGCCTGA
- a CDS encoding methylated-DNA--[protein]-cysteine S-methyltransferase, with protein sequence MPKSSPPAETIHYATGPSSLGAVLVAQSTAGLCSVMIDDDPKVLRDQLTLRFPDAELIEDVAGLRAVLAQAIALIDAPAAAYDGPLDLRGTAFQQSVWRALMTVPAGQTLTYSELAQRVGNPKAVRAVAAACGANRIAVVIPCHRIIGRNGSLIGYRWGVKRKQSLLQREERGNGYA encoded by the coding sequence ATGCCCAAAAGTTCACCACCTGCCGAAACCATCCATTACGCCACAGGCCCGTCCAGTCTGGGGGCGGTGCTGGTTGCCCAAAGTACCGCCGGTCTGTGCAGTGTGATGATCGATGACGACCCGAAGGTTTTGCGGGATCAGTTGACCCTCAGATTTCCCGATGCCGAACTGATCGAAGACGTAGCTGGGCTTAGAGCCGTTTTGGCGCAAGCCATCGCCCTGATCGATGCGCCCGCTGCGGCTTATGACGGCCCGCTTGATCTGCGCGGCACGGCATTTCAGCAAAGCGTATGGCGGGCCCTGATGACGGTGCCGGCGGGGCAGACCCTGACCTATTCCGAATTGGCGCAGCGTGTCGGTAATCCAAAGGCCGTGCGCGCGGTAGCTGCCGCCTGCGGCGCCAACCGTATCGCGGTCGTCATTCCCTGCCACCGCATTATCGGGAGAAACGGATCACTTATCGGCTATCGCTGGGGGGTTAAGCGCAAACAATCCCTGCTGCAACGTGAGGAGAGAGGTAATGGATACGCTTGA